Proteins encoded in a region of the Triticum dicoccoides isolate Atlit2015 ecotype Zavitan chromosome 3A, WEW_v2.0, whole genome shotgun sequence genome:
- the LOC119268693 gene encoding uncharacterized protein LOC119268693 isoform X1, translated as MEHHRQEEENPRPTRGFVRQPPEEEASHGRTFLSLNVASSHPSSCSCSNITGSATSGCMLRCTAQRDGTNSRREKKKRLHSATRAMDKIYSGELTEGAHAKLTFS; from the exons ATGGAGCACCATCGTCAAG AAGAAGAAAACCCTAGACCGACCCGAGGATTCGTCCGACAACCACCTGAGGAGGAAGCAAGCCATGGACGGACCTTCCTTTCCTTGAATGTTGCGTCCTCCCACCCATCTTCCTGCAGCTGCAG CAACATCACAGGTTCAGCAACATCAGGCTGCATGCTACGCTGCACAGCGCAAAGAGACGGCACAAATTCTCGCAGAGAGAAGAAAAAGAGACTGCACAGTGCAACAAG GGCAATGGATAAAATCTACTCTGGAGAGTTGACAGAGGGAGCACATGCTAAGTTGACTTTTTCCTAG
- the LOC119268693 gene encoding uncharacterized protein LOC119268693 isoform X2, with protein MEHHRQEEENPRPTRGFVRQPPEEEASHGRTFLSLNVASSHPSSCSCSNITGSATSGCMLRCTAQRDGTNSRREKKKRLHSATRSFGLWSLNFYTWQWIKSTLES; from the exons ATGGAGCACCATCGTCAAG AAGAAGAAAACCCTAGACCGACCCGAGGATTCGTCCGACAACCACCTGAGGAGGAAGCAAGCCATGGACGGACCTTCCTTTCCTTGAATGTTGCGTCCTCCCACCCATCTTCCTGCAGCTGCAG CAACATCACAGGTTCAGCAACATCAGGCTGCATGCTACGCTGCACAGCGCAAAGAGACGGCACAAATTCTCGCAGAGAGAAGAAAAAGAGACTGCACAGTGCAACAAGGTCCTTTGGTCTTTGGTCTCTCAATTTTTATACAT GGCAATGGATAAAATCTACTCTGGAGAGTTGA